In the Sus scrofa isolate TJ Tabasco breed Duroc chromosome 6, Sscrofa11.1, whole genome shotgun sequence genome, one interval contains:
- the RBL2 gene encoding retinoblastoma-like protein 2 isoform X5, which yields MISDDLVNSYHLLLCALDLVYGNALQCSNRKELVNPNFKGLSEDFHAKDFKPSSDPPCVIEKLCSFHDGLVLEAKGIKEHFWKPYIRKLYEKKLLKGKEENLTGFLEPGNFGESFKAINKAYEEYVLSVGNLDERIFLGEDAEEEIGTLSRCLNSGSGTETAERVQMKNILQQHFDKGMKKEHSEDSSWSKALRISTPLTGVRYIKDNSPCVTPVSTATHSLSRLHTMLTGLRNAPSEKLEQILRTCSRDPTQAIANRLKEMYEIYSQHSQPDEEFSNCAKEIASKHFRFAEMLYYKVLESVIEQEQKRLGDMDLSGILEQDAFHRSLLACCLEVVTFSYKPPGNFPFITEIFDVPLYHFYKVIEVFIRAEDGLCREVVKHLNQIEEQILDHLAWKPESPLWDRIRDNENRVPSCEEVMPPQNLERADEICIAGSPLTPRRVSEVRADTGGLGRSITSPTTLYDRYSSPTASSTRRRLFVENDSPTDGGTPGRLPPQPLVNTVPVQNVSGEAVSVTPVPGQTLVTMATATVTANNGQTVTIPVQGIANENGGITFFPVQVNVGGQAQAVTGSIQPLSAQALAGSLSSQQVTGTALQVPGQVAIQQISPGGQQQKQGLPLTSSSVRPRKTSSLSLFFRKVYHLAGVRLRDLCAKLDISDELRKKIWTCFEFSIIQCPELMMDRHLDQLLMCAIYVMAKVTKEDKSFQNIMRCYRTQPQARSQVYRSVLIKGKRKRRNSGSSDSRSHQNSPTELNKDRTSRDSSPVMRSSSTLPVPQPSSAPPTPTRLTGANSDMEEEERGDLIQFYNSIYIKQIKTFALKYSQANVMDAPPLSPYPFIRSGSPRRIQLSQNHPVYISPHKSEAMLSPREKIFYYFSNSPSKRLREINSMIRTGETPTKKRGILLEDGSESPAKRICPENHSALLRRLQDVANDRGSH from the exons ATGATTAGTGATGATTTGGTTAACTCTTATCATCTTCTGCTGTGTGCTTTGGACTTAGTTTATGGAAATGCCCTTCAGTGTTCCAATCGTAAAGAACTGGTAAACCCTAATTTTAAAG GCCTATCCGAAGACTTTCATGCTAAGGATTTTAAACCTTCCTCCGACCCACCTTGTGTTATTGAGAAACTCTGTTCCTTTCATGATGGCCTTGTTTTGGAAGCAAAGGGAATAAAGGAACATTTCTGGAAACCCTATATTAGGAAACTTTATGAAAAAAAG CTCcttaagggaaaagaagaaaatcttactGGTTTTTTAGAACCTGGGAATTTTGGAGAGAGTTT taaaGCCATCAATAAAGCCTATGAGGAGTATGTTTTATCTGTTGGAAATTTAGATGAACGGATTTTTCTTGGAGAGGATGCTGAAGAGGAAATTGGGACTCTCTCAAGGTGTCTGAACAGTGGTTCAGGAACAGAGACTGCTGAAAGGGTACAGATGAAAAACATCTTGCAGCAGCATTTTGACAAA GGTATGAAGAAAGAACACAGCGAAGACTCCAGTTGG TCTAAAGCACTTAGAATCTCCACACCACTTACTGGTGTGAGGTACATTAAGGATAACAGCCCTTGTGTGACTCCAGTTTCTACAGCTACACATAGCTTGAGTCGTCTTCACACCATGCTCACAGGCCTCAGGAATGCACCAAGTGAGAAATTGGAACAGATTCTAAG gaCATGTTCCAGAGATCCAACCCAGGCTATTGCCAACAGATTGAAAGAAATGTATGAAATATATTCTCAGCATTCCCAGCCAGATGAGGAGTTTAGTAATTGTGCTAAAG AAATTGCCAGCAAACATTTTCGTTTTGCAGAGATGCTTTACTATAAAGTATTAGAATCTGTTATTGAGCAGGAACAAAAAAGACTGGGAGACATGGATTTATCT GGCATTCTGGAACAAGATGCATTCCACAGATCGCTCTTGGCCTGCTGCTTGGAGGTCGTTACTTTTTCTTATAAGCCTCCtgggaattttccatttattacTGAAATATTTGATGTGCCACTTTATCATTTTTACAAG gtgATAGAAGTATTCATCAGAGCAGAAGATGGCCTTTGTAGAGAGGTGGTAAAACACCTTAATCAGATTGAAGAACAGATCTTGGATCATTTGGCATGGAAACCAGAGTCTCCACTCTGGGACAGAATTAGAGACAATGAAAACAGAGTTCCTTCATGTGAAGAG GTCATGCCACCTCAGAACCTGGAAAGAGCAGATGAAATCTGTATTGCTGGCTCCCCTTTGACTCCCAGAAGGGTGAGTGAAGTTCGTGCTGATACTGGAGGACTTGGAAGAA GCATAACATCTCCAACCACATTATATGATAGGTACAGCTCTCCAACAGCCAGCTCTACCAGAAGGCGGTTATTTGTTGAGAATGATAGCCCCACTGATGGAGGGACCCCTGGGCGCCTTCCCCCACAGCCTCTCGTCAATACTGTCCCTGTGCAGAATGTATCTGGAGAAGCAGTTTCTGTCACACCAGTTCCTGGACAGACTTTGGTCACCATGGCAACAGCCACTGTCACAGCCAACAATGGACAAACAGTGACCATTCCTGTACAAG gCATTGccaatgaaaatggaggaataaCATTCTTTCCAGTGCAAGTCAATGTTGGAGGGCAGGCGCAAGCTGTGACTGGCTCCATCCAGCCCCTCAGTGCTCAGGCCCTGGCTGGAAGTTTAAGCTCTCAACAGGTGACAGGAACAGCCTTGCAAGTCCCTGGTCAGGTGGCCATTCAACAGATTTCCCCAGGTGGACAACAGCAGAAACAAGGCCTGCCTTTAACCAGCAGCAGTGTAAGACCCAGGAAGACAAGCTCTTTATCGCTTTTCTTTAGAAAG GTTTACCACTTAGCAGGTGTCCGCCTCCGAGATCTTTGTGCTAAACTGGATATTTCAGATgaactgaggaaaaaaatctggacCTGCTTTGAATTCTCCATAATTCAGTGTCCTGAACTTATGATGGACAGACATCTGGACCAGTTGTTAATGTGTGCCATTTATGTGATGGCAAAA GTCACAAAAGAAGACAAGTCCTTCCAGAATATTATGCGTTGCTATAGGACTCAGCCACAAGCCCGAAGCCAG GTGTATAGAAGCGTTTtgataaaagggaaaaggaaaaggagaaattctGGCAGCAGTGATAGTAGAAGTCATCAGAATTCTCCAACAGAACTGAACAAAGATAGAA CCAGTAGAGACTCCAGTCCTGTCATGAGGTCAAGCAGCACCTTGCCTGTTCCACAGCCCAGCAGTGCCCCTCCTACACCTACTCGCCTCACAGGTGCCAACAGTGAcatggaagaggaggagaggggagatcTTATTCAGTTCTACAACAGCATCtacataaaacaaattaaaacatttgCCCTGAAGTACTCACAGGCAAATGTA atggaTGCTCCTCCACTCTCTCCCTATCCATTTATAAGATCAGGCTCGCCTCGCCGAATACAGTTGTCTCAAAATCATCCTGTCTACATTTCCCCACATAAAAGTGAAGCAATGCTTTCTCCTCGAGAAAAGATTTTCTACTACTTCAGCAACAGTCCTTCAAAG AGACTGAGAGAAATTAACAGTATGATACGGACAGGAGAAACTCCAACCAAAAAGAGAGGGATTCTTTTGGAAGATGGAAGTGAATCACCCGCAAAAAGAATCTGCCCAGAAAATCATTCTGCCTTATTACGCCGTCTCCAAGATGTAGCTAATGACCGAGGTTCCCACTGA
- the RBL2 gene encoding retinoblastoma-like protein 2 isoform X6: MISDDLVNSYHLLLCALDLVYGNALQCSNRKELVNPNFKGLSEDFHAKDFKPSSDPPCVIEKLCSFHDGLVLEAKGIKEHFWKPYIRKLYEKKLLKGKEENLTGFLEPGNFGESFKAINKAYEEYVLSVGNLDERIFLGEDAEEEIGTLSRCLNSGSGTETAERVQMKNILQQHFDKSKALRISTPLTGVRYIKDNSPCVTPVSTATHSLSRLHTMLTGLRNAPSEKLEQILRTCSRDPTQAIANRLKEMYEIYSQHSQPDEEFSNCAKEIASKHFRFAEMLYYKVLESVIEQEQKRLGDMDLSGILEQDAFHRSLLACCLEVVTFSYKPPGNFPFITEIFDVPLYHFYKVIEVFIRAEDGLCREVVKHLNQIEEQILDHLAWKPESPLWDRIRDNENRVPSCEEVMPPQNLERADEICIAGSPLTPRRVSEVRADTGGLGRSITSPTTLYDRYSSPTASSTRRRLFVENDSPTDGGTPGRLPPQPLVNTVPVQNVSGEAVSVTPVPGQTLVTMATATVTANNGQTVTIPVQGIANENGGITFFPVQVNVGGQAQAVTGSIQPLSAQALAGSLSSQQVTGTALQVPGQVAIQQISPGGQQQKQGLPLTSSSVRPRKTSSLSLFFRKVYHLAGVRLRDLCAKLDISDELRKKIWTCFEFSIIQCPELMMDRHLDQLLMCAIYVMAKVTKEDKSFQNIMRCYRTQPQARSQVYRSVLIKGKRKRRNSGSSDSRSHQNSPTELNKDRTSRDSSPVMRSSSTLPVPQPSSAPPTPTRLTGANSDMEEEERGDLIQFYNSIYIKQIKTFALKYSQANVMDAPPLSPYPFIRSGSPRRIQLSQNHPVYISPHKSEAMLSPREKIFYYFSNSPSKRLREINSMIRTGETPTKKRGILLEDGSESPAKRICPENHSALLRRLQDVANDRGSH; the protein is encoded by the exons ATGATTAGTGATGATTTGGTTAACTCTTATCATCTTCTGCTGTGTGCTTTGGACTTAGTTTATGGAAATGCCCTTCAGTGTTCCAATCGTAAAGAACTGGTAAACCCTAATTTTAAAG GCCTATCCGAAGACTTTCATGCTAAGGATTTTAAACCTTCCTCCGACCCACCTTGTGTTATTGAGAAACTCTGTTCCTTTCATGATGGCCTTGTTTTGGAAGCAAAGGGAATAAAGGAACATTTCTGGAAACCCTATATTAGGAAACTTTATGAAAAAAAG CTCcttaagggaaaagaagaaaatcttactGGTTTTTTAGAACCTGGGAATTTTGGAGAGAGTTT taaaGCCATCAATAAAGCCTATGAGGAGTATGTTTTATCTGTTGGAAATTTAGATGAACGGATTTTTCTTGGAGAGGATGCTGAAGAGGAAATTGGGACTCTCTCAAGGTGTCTGAACAGTGGTTCAGGAACAGAGACTGCTGAAAGGGTACAGATGAAAAACATCTTGCAGCAGCATTTTGACAAA TCTAAAGCACTTAGAATCTCCACACCACTTACTGGTGTGAGGTACATTAAGGATAACAGCCCTTGTGTGACTCCAGTTTCTACAGCTACACATAGCTTGAGTCGTCTTCACACCATGCTCACAGGCCTCAGGAATGCACCAAGTGAGAAATTGGAACAGATTCTAAG gaCATGTTCCAGAGATCCAACCCAGGCTATTGCCAACAGATTGAAAGAAATGTATGAAATATATTCTCAGCATTCCCAGCCAGATGAGGAGTTTAGTAATTGTGCTAAAG AAATTGCCAGCAAACATTTTCGTTTTGCAGAGATGCTTTACTATAAAGTATTAGAATCTGTTATTGAGCAGGAACAAAAAAGACTGGGAGACATGGATTTATCT GGCATTCTGGAACAAGATGCATTCCACAGATCGCTCTTGGCCTGCTGCTTGGAGGTCGTTACTTTTTCTTATAAGCCTCCtgggaattttccatttattacTGAAATATTTGATGTGCCACTTTATCATTTTTACAAG gtgATAGAAGTATTCATCAGAGCAGAAGATGGCCTTTGTAGAGAGGTGGTAAAACACCTTAATCAGATTGAAGAACAGATCTTGGATCATTTGGCATGGAAACCAGAGTCTCCACTCTGGGACAGAATTAGAGACAATGAAAACAGAGTTCCTTCATGTGAAGAG GTCATGCCACCTCAGAACCTGGAAAGAGCAGATGAAATCTGTATTGCTGGCTCCCCTTTGACTCCCAGAAGGGTGAGTGAAGTTCGTGCTGATACTGGAGGACTTGGAAGAA GCATAACATCTCCAACCACATTATATGATAGGTACAGCTCTCCAACAGCCAGCTCTACCAGAAGGCGGTTATTTGTTGAGAATGATAGCCCCACTGATGGAGGGACCCCTGGGCGCCTTCCCCCACAGCCTCTCGTCAATACTGTCCCTGTGCAGAATGTATCTGGAGAAGCAGTTTCTGTCACACCAGTTCCTGGACAGACTTTGGTCACCATGGCAACAGCCACTGTCACAGCCAACAATGGACAAACAGTGACCATTCCTGTACAAG gCATTGccaatgaaaatggaggaataaCATTCTTTCCAGTGCAAGTCAATGTTGGAGGGCAGGCGCAAGCTGTGACTGGCTCCATCCAGCCCCTCAGTGCTCAGGCCCTGGCTGGAAGTTTAAGCTCTCAACAGGTGACAGGAACAGCCTTGCAAGTCCCTGGTCAGGTGGCCATTCAACAGATTTCCCCAGGTGGACAACAGCAGAAACAAGGCCTGCCTTTAACCAGCAGCAGTGTAAGACCCAGGAAGACAAGCTCTTTATCGCTTTTCTTTAGAAAG GTTTACCACTTAGCAGGTGTCCGCCTCCGAGATCTTTGTGCTAAACTGGATATTTCAGATgaactgaggaaaaaaatctggacCTGCTTTGAATTCTCCATAATTCAGTGTCCTGAACTTATGATGGACAGACATCTGGACCAGTTGTTAATGTGTGCCATTTATGTGATGGCAAAA GTCACAAAAGAAGACAAGTCCTTCCAGAATATTATGCGTTGCTATAGGACTCAGCCACAAGCCCGAAGCCAG GTGTATAGAAGCGTTTtgataaaagggaaaaggaaaaggagaaattctGGCAGCAGTGATAGTAGAAGTCATCAGAATTCTCCAACAGAACTGAACAAAGATAGAA CCAGTAGAGACTCCAGTCCTGTCATGAGGTCAAGCAGCACCTTGCCTGTTCCACAGCCCAGCAGTGCCCCTCCTACACCTACTCGCCTCACAGGTGCCAACAGTGAcatggaagaggaggagaggggagatcTTATTCAGTTCTACAACAGCATCtacataaaacaaattaaaacatttgCCCTGAAGTACTCACAGGCAAATGTA atggaTGCTCCTCCACTCTCTCCCTATCCATTTATAAGATCAGGCTCGCCTCGCCGAATACAGTTGTCTCAAAATCATCCTGTCTACATTTCCCCACATAAAAGTGAAGCAATGCTTTCTCCTCGAGAAAAGATTTTCTACTACTTCAGCAACAGTCCTTCAAAG AGACTGAGAGAAATTAACAGTATGATACGGACAGGAGAAACTCCAACCAAAAAGAGAGGGATTCTTTTGGAAGATGGAAGTGAATCACCCGCAAAAAGAATCTGCCCAGAAAATCATTCTGCCTTATTACGCCGTCTCCAAGATGTAGCTAATGACCGAGGTTCCCACTGA